A stretch of Palaemon carinicauda isolate YSFRI2023 chromosome 36, ASM3689809v2, whole genome shotgun sequence DNA encodes these proteins:
- the LOC137628547 gene encoding uncharacterized protein — MQPLLQAASEPLNSDRVGFYIPNANAGRRFLVDIGASVSTFPHKKHDNGRLSDNGTTPVAANGSPIPCYGTRMLKSSFRGQEFSWPFLIADIKTPLLSTDFLAPNGLLVDVHRKRLVDQETYQSHRLSYRPSIPHVCSVTHSKYNRILQEFLEVFKPELQRLEGISAWQGIYHHITTTGPLTHSKFRHLPPQKLQDNKRALLEMERMGV, encoded by the coding sequence ATGCAACCACTTCTACAAGCAGCCTCGGAACCTTTGAACTCCGACCGCGTGGGTTTCTACATCCCCAACGCAAACGCGGGGAGAAGGTTCCTAGTGGACATCGGGGCTTCAGTCTCTACGTTCCCGCATAAGAAGCATGACAACGGCCGCCTGTCAGACAACGGGACCACACCGGTTGCCGCGAACGGCAGCCCCATCCCCTGTTACGGGACGAGAATGCTGAAGTCATCATTCAGGGGCCAAGAGTTCAGCTGGCCTTTCCTAATTGCCGACATCAAGACACCACTCCTGAGCACTGATTTTCTCGCCCCCAACGGTCTGCTAGTAGACGTGCATCGCAAACGACTTGTCGACCAAGAGACCTACCAGTCCCACCGACTCTCCTACAGGCCCAGTATTCCCCACGTATGCTCCGTCACACACAGCAAGTACAACCGCATCTTGCAGGAGTTCCTCGAAGTCTTCAAGCCTGAACTACAACGATTGGAGGGAATATCTGCCTGGCAAGGGATATATCACCATATAACTACGACGGGCCCATTAACTCACTCCAAATTCAGACATCTGCCACCACAAAAACTACAAGATAATAAACGCGCTCTCCTCGAGATGGAGCGAATGGGAGTGTAA